A DNA window from Longimicrobiales bacterium contains the following coding sequences:
- the murD gene encoding UDP-N-acetylmuramoyl-L-alanine--D-glutamate ligase, with product MRVGIIGLARSGRSAARLARARGHDVFASDAGASEEVQDAAAEVRALGGRAETGGHTVPQLADCDVLVLSPGVPPTARILSDPGLAGVPRISELEFAFRELSAPVLAITGTNGKSTTTALTAHLLETAGFDAPAAGNIGIALSDVALRPQQPDWVVVEASSFQLADVDTFAPRIGVLTNLAPDHLDRYPSVDAYYADKARLFRNATRTSVWVLNAEDAAAMQLPGEADGRRRVFRVNTSLGVDEEGGWIDGSGNLCIRIARTDTKLLHQTELRVLGAHNRANALAAAVAAVSAGAATDAIAEGLRTFGGLEHRLEVVSETDGVLWVNDSKATNIASTIVALRSMDRPVILLLGGRHKGEPYTQLLDAMQGRVTKVIAYGEAAPIVADDLAGHAAVDRVDGSFADVVARAAAAARSGDAVLLSPACASFDMFRDYEERGRAFKTLVREFAEAAS from the coding sequence ATGCGCGTCGGCATCATCGGACTGGCAAGGAGCGGCAGGTCGGCCGCGCGGCTCGCAAGAGCACGTGGCCATGACGTGTTCGCATCCGACGCGGGCGCGTCCGAAGAAGTTCAGGACGCCGCGGCCGAGGTACGTGCACTCGGCGGCCGCGCGGAGACGGGCGGTCACACTGTGCCCCAGCTCGCCGACTGCGACGTACTGGTGCTGAGTCCCGGCGTGCCCCCGACCGCGCGCATCCTCTCCGATCCGGGCCTGGCCGGCGTGCCGCGCATCTCGGAGCTGGAGTTCGCGTTCCGCGAGCTGAGTGCGCCGGTGCTCGCGATCACGGGCACAAACGGCAAGAGCACCACCACGGCGCTGACTGCGCACCTGCTCGAGACGGCCGGGTTCGATGCGCCGGCCGCCGGCAACATCGGCATCGCGCTCTCGGATGTCGCGCTGCGGCCGCAGCAGCCGGACTGGGTGGTCGTCGAAGCCAGCTCGTTCCAGCTGGCCGATGTCGATACGTTCGCGCCGCGCATTGGTGTGCTCACCAACCTCGCGCCCGATCATCTCGACCGTTACCCGTCGGTCGATGCGTACTATGCGGACAAGGCGCGTCTGTTCAGGAATGCGACGCGTACGAGCGTCTGGGTGTTGAACGCGGAAGATGCGGCGGCAATGCAATTGCCTGGGGAGGCGGATGGTCGCCGTCGTGTCTTCCGCGTCAACACCTCGCTCGGCGTCGATGAAGAGGGCGGCTGGATCGATGGTAGCGGTAATCTGTGCATCAGGATCGCACGCACGGACACGAAACTGCTGCATCAGACGGAACTGCGCGTGCTCGGCGCGCACAATCGCGCGAACGCACTGGCTGCGGCGGTCGCGGCGGTTTCGGCCGGTGCCGCGACGGACGCGATCGCTGAGGGACTGCGCACTTTCGGCGGGCTGGAGCACCGTCTGGAAGTGGTCAGCGAGACGGACGGCGTGCTGTGGGTGAATGACTCGAAAGCGACGAACATCGCGTCGACCATCGTCGCGCTGCGCAGTATGGACCGCCCCGTCATCCTGCTGCTCGGCGGCCGGCACAAGGGCGAGCCCTACACGCAGCTGCTGGATGCCATGCAGGGGCGTGTGACGAAGGTCATCGCGTACGGTGAAGCCGCGCCGATCGTGGCGGACGATCTCGCCGGCCACGCCGCCGTGGACCGGGTGGACGGCTCGTTTGCGGATGTGGTCGCGCGCGCAGCGGCGGCCGCCCGTTCCGGCGATGCCGTGCTGCTTTCACCGGCGTGTGCGAGCTTCGACATGTTCCGCGACTACGAGGAGCGCGGTCGCGCGTTCAAGACGCTGGTGCGCGAATTCGCGGAGGCGGCATCATGA
- the ftsW gene encoding putative lipid II flippase FtsW, which yields MSRVAAMRMSSAEWSGAGAPSRLGTGWESALLLLLTVMLLSLGIVSVYSASSVLAQGRGLPDYYYVVRQVTGACMGFLVLVVMAYVDYRRLRILAWPILLLVIAALVATLIPGAHSRVVNGGRRWLEVGPLALQPSELAKLALIIWTAALTVKKQDRLTSLSRGLMPFLLVWSLVVLLIFLQPSMSAAVIVMLLASLVVFAGGARIGHFILLALVGLPLLWSQIAAAAYRGRRIAAFFDPSHDPANVSYQITQSLIAIGSGGVFGRGFGHGVQKFGYLPEPHNDFIFAMIGEEWGFVGLFVIIVMFTTFALIGFRIARHAPDLFGFLLAVGVTNLIVVQAMLHMLVNLALIPTTGVTLPFMSYGRTSLLVCLAGVGILINIARRTGEVTA from the coding sequence ATGAGCCGCGTCGCAGCCATGCGCATGTCATCGGCAGAGTGGAGCGGTGCGGGCGCCCCGTCACGCCTCGGGACGGGCTGGGAGTCCGCGCTGCTGCTGCTGCTGACGGTCATGCTGCTGTCCCTCGGCATCGTATCCGTCTACAGTGCCAGCTCGGTGCTCGCGCAGGGACGCGGACTGCCCGACTACTACTACGTCGTGCGGCAGGTGACCGGTGCGTGCATGGGCTTCCTGGTGCTCGTGGTGATGGCCTACGTGGACTACCGCCGCCTGCGCATTCTGGCCTGGCCGATCCTGCTGCTCGTCATTGCCGCGCTCGTGGCGACTCTCATACCGGGCGCTCACTCCCGTGTCGTCAACGGCGGACGCCGCTGGCTGGAGGTCGGCCCGCTCGCACTTCAGCCTTCGGAGCTCGCGAAGCTGGCACTCATCATCTGGACGGCGGCCCTCACCGTGAAGAAGCAGGACAGGTTGACGAGCCTGTCGCGCGGGCTGATGCCGTTCCTGCTCGTATGGAGTCTCGTGGTGCTGCTCATCTTCCTGCAGCCCAGCATGTCCGCCGCAGTGATCGTCATGCTCCTCGCCTCGCTCGTCGTGTTCGCGGGCGGCGCGCGCATCGGTCACTTCATCCTGCTCGCGCTCGTCGGGCTGCCGCTGCTCTGGTCGCAGATTGCGGCCGCCGCGTATCGCGGGCGGCGCATAGCCGCGTTTTTTGACCCGTCGCACGACCCGGCGAATGTCAGCTATCAGATCACGCAGTCGCTCATTGCGATCGGCAGCGGCGGCGTCTTCGGTCGCGGATTCGGTCACGGGGTGCAGAAGTTCGGCTACCTGCCGGAGCCGCACAACGATTTCATCTTCGCCATGATCGGCGAGGAGTGGGGGTTCGTCGGGCTGTTCGTGATCATCGTGATGTTCACGACGTTCGCGCTGATCGGCTTCCGCATCGCGCGGCACGCCCCCGACCTGTTCGGGTTCCTGCTCGCGGTTGGCGTGACCAACCTGATCGTGGTGCAGGCGATGCTGCACATGCTCGTCAACCTGGCACTCATCCCGACGACCGGCGTAACGCTGCCGTTCATGTCGTACGGTCGGACGAGTCTGCTCGTGTGCCTGGCGGGCGTCGGCATCCTGATCAACATCGCGCGGCGCACGGGCGAGGTGACGGCATGA
- the murG gene encoding undecaprenyldiphospho-muramoylpentapeptide beta-N-acetylglucosaminyltransferase — protein MKTVIFAGGGTGGHLYPALALGAALQELDPEIRVHYVGARRGVEARVLPEKQVAHTLLPIRGFQRDGIWRNWRLLPAMTGTFAKLARLFLQIRPSLVVGTGGYASGPAGMWAVLTAVPVAVQEQNSHPGFTTRQLSRWARQVHLGFPEAALMLKPGRNTEVLALGNPIRPPDLSIDPAVARARFGLTRDAVVLLVVGGSQGSRAVNQALLAALEQVAAGEFDARPDRLEILWATGPNHIDEVRERLAPLDLQWVKTFGYIDAMPEALAATDVAVSRAGAMATAELLAWGRPMLLVPLPTAAADHQTHNAEALQKAGAARMLREAEMTPEWLWQEILTLTGDEERRSQMRAAAQARAQPDAAREIAVHLHRLIAR, from the coding sequence ATGAAGACCGTGATCTTCGCCGGCGGCGGCACGGGCGGTCACCTCTATCCGGCACTTGCTCTCGGTGCGGCATTGCAGGAGCTCGATCCGGAGATTCGCGTTCACTACGTCGGTGCGCGACGCGGCGTGGAAGCGCGCGTGCTGCCGGAGAAGCAGGTCGCACACACGCTGCTTCCGATCCGCGGCTTTCAGCGCGACGGTATCTGGCGCAACTGGCGGCTGCTGCCGGCCATGACCGGCACATTCGCGAAACTGGCAAGGCTGTTCCTGCAGATCCGTCCGTCGCTCGTCGTCGGAACGGGCGGCTACGCGAGCGGACCGGCGGGCATGTGGGCGGTGCTGACCGCGGTGCCGGTCGCGGTGCAGGAACAGAACTCGCACCCGGGCTTCACGACGCGCCAGCTCAGCCGCTGGGCGCGGCAGGTGCACCTCGGATTTCCGGAGGCTGCGCTCATGCTGAAGCCCGGCAGGAACACGGAGGTCCTGGCGCTCGGCAATCCGATCCGGCCCCCCGACCTGAGCATCGATCCCGCGGTTGCGCGTGCGCGTTTCGGTCTGACACGGGACGCGGTCGTGCTGCTGGTCGTGGGGGGCAGTCAGGGGTCGCGCGCCGTGAATCAGGCGCTGCTCGCCGCGCTGGAGCAGGTCGCCGCCGGCGAGTTTGACGCGCGGCCGGACAGGCTCGAGATCCTGTGGGCAACGGGTCCCAATCACATTGACGAAGTGCGTGAGCGGCTGGCGCCGCTCGACCTCCAGTGGGTGAAGACGTTCGGCTACATCGATGCGATGCCCGAGGCGCTCGCGGCTACGGACGTCGCAGTATCACGTGCGGGCGCCATGGCGACCGCAGAGCTCCTCGCGTGGGGACGTCCGATGCTGCTCGTGCCGCTGCCGACCGCCGCGGCCGACCATCAGACACACAACGCGGAGGCGCTCCAGAAGGCAGGCGCTGCGCGCATGCTGCGCGAGGCCGAGATGACGCCGGAGTGGCTGTGGCAGGAGATCCTGACGCTCACGGGAGATGAGGAGCGCCGCTCGCAGATGCGCGCGGCCGCGCAGGCACGCGCGCAGCCCGATGCCGCACGGGAGATCGCCGTTCACCTGCACCGCCTGATCGCACGATGA